The Sorghum bicolor cultivar BTx623 chromosome 6, Sorghum_bicolor_NCBIv3, whole genome shotgun sequence genome contains the following window.
tcaacgctcgattgatggcattgtcaaccatatcttgaagcttgccaggattggcgtcaaaggtaacctgccgtggtgccggcagtgcatctttctggaccacttcgccgctcctgtttatgctgaaagacctcaggcattgctgcttgaactcttccatggcttgggcaatagcttgcttctgctcatccttgaggttggcctccgtcacggtgatgacgttctcttgatcgaggtcagagatcgacatgttgatcttgatcttgaatcttgtcccaccgggcgtgccaaaagatgtgttgatgcaaaactggtctgcaaacacaaagggctaatacccgattcaaacgttaaggcgtgccagccgatttgaccttgctatcggcaaaggtgataactcgaatactttagtcctgacaacagcgatgcgcccggatgtcacggctaagaggtactcacgcggaacttgagaacacgccgagcttaagtcgacgaattcctaagaactcgtaacaaaaggaaaaagtatgacgaagtcgtcgaaaagtaaatgctggaatatgagtaaaaacgtgtgtttgatttcttgattgattattacaaggccctagggtctatatttataccctgctcaaagagctacaaccagacacgattagaatttgaattccaaattacacgaaatccgtatacaaaacgatgcaaataattaaggaaataacaaaactatccctcgtgacaaaccgaaactcctccacataacgaccggcagcttccagactcctcctttgcatcatcggcagatcctttgccatagtcatcggcagactttcttatctagccatcggcaccatattactgcctgtggacttagtcacattcaacttctccctcatcggcaaccatcctcatcggcaacccgctttgaaaacatcgtactgccaccttatcctgccatcctagacacgcgcccaaaaacggtgtcaacaatttctcaacatacaaaacctagcttcatctaggggttttgtgaagatatccgccaattgattttccgttcccacattctctagagatatgtcacctttagcaacatgatccctaaggaagtggtggcagatgtcaatatgttttgtgcgggtgtgttgaaccgggttgtttgcaagttttacggcactttcgttgtcacacaacaaaggtactttgtctagtactacttcatagtctagcaaagtttgtttcatgtagagtatttgtgcacaacaagcaccgacggcaatgtattccacctcggctgttgacaaggcaacactattttgtttctttgacatccaagagacaagtgatctacctaggaagtggcaccctccagatgtgctttttctatcaaaccggcacccggcataatccgaatcagaatagcctacaagttggaatcttgcacctttgggataccacaaacctaggcaaggtgtgtattctaggtacctaagaattctcttgacggcaatcaagtgagattccataggcatggcttgatatctagcacacatacacacactaaacattatatcgggcctagatgcggtgaggtagagtagacttcctatcatggagcgatagagagtcttgtcaattgggttacctccgtcatccaagtcgagatgcccatttgatggcatgggcgtcttgattggcttgcaatccatcatcttgaacctcttgagaagatcttgtgtgtacttctcttgagagatgaaaactccttccttcatttgcttgacttgaaatcctaggaagaaggatagctcgccaatcatggacatctcaaactccttggacatcaaatcaccaaattccttgcaaaaatcttcattagtaaagccaaaaataatatcatcaacataaacttggcaaatgaagatttccccattcattttcttggtgaagagtgttgtgtcaacttttccaatcttgaagcccttctcaatgaggaagtccctaagcctctcataccaagctctaggagcttgcttgagaccatagagaccTTGGACAattggtagacatgcttggggtacctagggtcttcaaaaccggggggttgctcaacatagacaagctcattaatatatccattcaaaaaaacacttttcacatccatttgaaataacttgatatcatgactagatgcatatgcaagtaggatacggatcgcttcaagtcttgccaccggtgcaaaggtttcaccgaagtcaagaccttccacttgtgaaaagccttttgccacaagtcttgccttgttgcgcaccactttgcctcgatcatccttcttgttccagaagacccactttgttccaatcactcttgcatctttgggtcgctcttcaagtgtccatacttggttgcgagacaagttgttcaactcctcttgcatggccataatCCAAtctgcatcacgaagagcttcctctatagtctttggttcatcttcaagagacacaaaagcatgatgttcaataaataaagcatgtctagaatgagtagttacaccacgtgatggactcacgatgatgagatcttgagagtgatcttggaggagatgtgatgttcttcttggcgccacttgaggggttggttggggagcatcaacatcttatgcttgtgccaccgcttgctcatgagtgacttgagtgtcttcatgagcatctctcacatccttgtcttcatcttgtggtacatgtgaggtggatggtggctcaataacttgcacatcatcatcaacttcttttggcttgatgtctcccacgggcatgttcttcatggcatccctcaatggttcaccacctacatcatcaagattatcacttgctccttgggagccattagtttcatcaaattcaacatcaaatgtttcttcaaccatgtttgtggcatggttaaagaccctatatgccttggactttgatgaatagccaaccaagtagccaatgtcacatcttctttggaactttcccaagtgttggcgcttcttgtagatgtagcatttgcacccaaacactctaaagaatgagacatcgggcttcttcccattgagcaactcatatggtgtcttctctaggaacttgtgaggaaagagccagtttgaagcatagcatgcggtgttgattgcctcggcccacatcttctccgaagtgttgtactcatctagcattgttcttgccaaggtgatcagtgtctggttctttctttctacaaccccattttgttgtggtgtgtatgttgaggagaactcatgtttgattcccacttcatcacaatactcttcaatgttggtgttgtcaaactctttgccattgtcacttctaatttttttgatcttgacatcaaattgattttgggcattctttgcaatcttcttgaatattgaagcaacttcggccttgtcttgcaagaagaatgtccaagtgtaccgtgagaaatcatcaactatgaccaagcaatatttgttgcctccaagactagcatatgtggttggtccaaataaatccatgtgaagtagctcaagcactcttgaagtagagagataggcctttgttggatgagtgtttgcaacttgcttgccggcttgacatgcactacaaagcttgtccttctcaaaggtcacatccttcaagcctctaatcaattctttcttcattaacttcttgagtgtgcccattccaacatgtgctaaccttctatgccacaaccacccaagtgaagttttggtgaataagcaagtcttgacatcaacttcatcggatgagaaatcaactacatataagttgttgtgtcggaagcctttgaatatcacttcattgtcatcttcctttgtcacaatcacttccttcttcttgaatagacattcaaatccaagatcacaaagttgtccaactgagagcaagttaaaactcaaagattgcacatagagcacattagtgatggagttgtcatttgatatagcaacctttcctagtcccttgaccttgccttttgaattgtcaccaaatgtgatcttctcttggttgtcaacatcttcatctagagaggtgaacatccagggatctccggtcatatgttgagtgcaaccactatcaattacccaatgtgatccaccggtcttgtagttcacctacacacaagagatcaagcttgagatttagggacccacatttgcttagggcccttgaccttctctactagttgctttggcacccaaatcttctttggcctttgcttgttaggtggccccatgaagctaaccttgaccttgccactcttgtctttccttacaatgtagtgagcattgaaggcaaatggtcttgcatgcttgggcaagggtggtggtagtggtgccttacactcatgagcaaagtgtccttcttgaccacactcaaaacatctctttggctttggcttggttGGTtggtcatgagtggctagtgacttgatgagctttgtttgatgagccttgtagccaatcccacttttatccatcttcatgacggtgttcatgaaaagctcactttgaaggtcctttccttttgtgaactttgctaaccccatggttagatgttccttctctttcttgagcttgttgttctcttgagttagcttcttgatgattgggtcattgttgctagctaactcatccaagatgaatgtctcatgttcttcttgcttgtcatccatcaaaccaagcttgagatattgattttcttccttgagtaacttgttctcatatgcaagcttcttgtcttgatcaagtgactcaatcacactggtcttgtgcttggcttgttcttgcaactctttcttgtgcatgacaatttcatccttgagcttgatagtgtcctcataactctcggccactaccactttcttgcccttgcaatcaacacatttgcttgtgctctccacaagtaagtcatcacaagatgtggctacatcaagcttagcaacatggttagtagcaacatgtgttacaTCAATTGCAAgctcataagcaatctcaaggttgtcatagttagCTTTttgagttgttagctcttctttcattgctctatatctagtgataagctcatcatgaacactctcaagtttatcatgtttttctttgagctcttttaatgagagcttgagctccttgagcttagtggtcatgatctcattttggtctctaagctcatcactagacttaagctttgctagaagtgtttcatttttaagttcaagcttttcattttcacttctagactttcttatgactttagtgtacttgttaagcaattttacaagttcatcataagaaggtgattcgtattcactatcactttcactactctcatcctcactttgtaccttccggtcacctttagccatgaggcataggtgtgtagagggtgtagatggtggtgaagatgatggtgatggagcatcaatggcaatggcggcaaccttctcatcatcactctcatttcCGGAAGAGTCACCActagagctctcaatgtcggtgagccgatcaccaacaatgtaagccttgccattcttcttcttgtagtgctccttcctcttgccacctttcttcttatattgcttcttgtcatttttctcatcatcacttgaatcatcttgctctttgttcttcttcttgtatttgtccttcttgggctttggacattgatgagcaagatggccaagctcaccacaattgtagcaatccatctcggagatgggctttctcttgctacttgtgaagaacttcttcttcttggagtcaaagttgactccattcttgttgagcttcttcaacatctttgtggttcttctcaccatgagggcaatagatgcatcaacaTCACtttaagttgatgactcaacttcaatcttcttggccttgcccttgtgagaagctttgagggccaagtccttcttctccttcttggccgatgaggagccatcttgggggttcatgtgcatgtacatctcatgagcattgatcttccccaatatggcggttggtgtagcggtggagagatcgccttgatgaagcaccgttactatgtgcccatatttctcaatgggaagcacacatagtatcttccttgcgacatctgccacactcatttgagtgagcccaagtccatttagctcctctacaatgacattcaagcgagaatacatttcattagcattttcttttggaagcatctcaaatgtattaagcttgttcatcactaagtgatagcgttctTCGCGtttactctttgatccctcatggagcgcacaaagttccttccaaagagcattggcggttttgtggctccgaacgcggttgaacacctctttgcaaaggcctctaaagatgtggttttagacttcgcattccacttctcgttttcttgctcttgtggagtaagagcggtgtcttttTCTGAAGGGGTAAaaccttcggtcgcggcttttaggcactttacatcacatgcctcaaggtatgactccatccgtattttccaatacgggaagtcatccccatcgaacatgggtggcggtccatccccgttagacatcttttctttaggcagtgaagcctaaataaagagcactaggctctgataccaattgaaaggatcaagatgcccaagagggggggtgaattgggcttctctaaaaatttaagcaacttataagctccaattctaccccttgtgcctaaggtgacctagagagctaccggataaaagttttgcaacatagttccaatcctattctagcaaggcaattctaagaatgtaaaagcacaaagtaaatgctagaaagtaaaggagtagtggaagaaaatgctcggtgATGTTTTACCGAGGtgtcggagagtcgccactctccactagtcctcgttggagcacccacacaagggtcttgctcccccttggtccgcgcaaggaccaagtgctctctacgggctgattctttgacactccgtcgcggtgaatcgcccaaaaccgctcactaGCTTGACacaagccacccacaagaactacgggcggtcttcgtgcctccaatcaccaccgaaccgtctaggtgatggcgatcaccaagagtaacaagcaaagaactctcacttgacccaaacaaggctctagagagtggtggatgcacacttgactcttggaattcactagagaatgattctctcaagaaatcactcaattctcaatcctctctaggctcttgctactctcttgctccacaacaagtttctcagatgttcaaatgggcaagagacctctcatggacgaggtggaggagtataaatactatccacgaagtccaaaggtcagccaaccgttttccactgaaaacggggtcaccggacgctctttatgttgcaccggacgctctgcaccggcgaccggtgcttcataacggctaactgtacctgcgtctgacaggtcaccgaacGCTAACTTTCAGcatccggtggcaccgtccggtgctccggggagttttacatactccctgcgtatgggaccggacgctacccggtgcgtccggtgctcaggggaagtttacaacctccctgggtgtgggaccggacgctgcccggtgagtccagtgcgagcgtccggtgcttaaccctaagcaccacactgttccaacgcctaaggacctcaccggacgcactcacagagcgtccggtgcccccttgggcaccctatcTTCGtcaaaacgcgatcgctcctaaacgaagttggttcctctcgatctaaggactatctctgagctgcctagtgctaggtttaccaagtgtgcaccacacctaaacctaaagccttgcctaagtcaagctactaggtcaaagcccctcttaatagtacggtcaaaggaaaacaaagtcctaaactactctaagtgcccttcttcaccatatggcacttagacctagtctagtcttgacgatgtccaaccatccttcaaaaaccgaaacgatttccactattaagtaggcatgtacgtccctgtccatcgagaacatattaccatgaccttacctatgactttgcctctgcaaaacacacgttagtcatagtaaaacaacattgtcattaatcaccgaaatcactaggagcctagatgctctttcacggCCCAAGGCACGGCCCGTGGGTTGTCGGGCTGTGCCAAGCACGCGCACGTGGGGAAGAGGCAGCCGGCGCGCTCGACGCCGCCGGTGCAGCTCCGGCCTCCGGGGAAGAGAATGATATCGCGGCGGCGCTCGATGTTCAGCCTGCCATCGCGGGGCGCCGGAGGAGATAGGGCAGCTGAACATGGCCGCAGGGGGCGTCCACGCGAGCCAGGAGGGCCCCGCGTCGCGGCGGTGGCTTGAGGCCGACGCGCTCGAGCGCGACTGGGGAGGGCGCCGCCACAGCTTCAGGCTGTCCTTGGAGAGTGGGGGCGGCGCTACGGCGGTCTGGAGGGGAAGGGAGAGATTGAGACGAGCGGAGGCGGAGGTGGTCGGGCAGACGACTTCATGTGCGTGAGCCGTGAGCGCGACACCGCGACTGCATCCCTGGCGGCTGGAAGTGGGATAGGAGGGAAGggagttagggtttagggtaaGCAGGCCGGTGTGCCCTGTGGGCTACTGGGCTGTGGGGATGGCAATTGGGAGGGGAGTTAGTAGGTCAGGCCAGTGAAAATTGAGTTAGCAGATCGGACCGCTGTCGTGCCTGCTGGTTGAGCGGGTCGTGCCTGTGCCATGCCACGGGCCAGGgtggcggcccaggcacggcctggTGCCTCGGGCTAGGCTAGCCCAGGCCCGCTGAGACATGGGCCGAGCCAGCGGGCCACGGGCTGCATGGCCATATATATAAACGAGTATTTTTACCTGGTAAGGCGAGCTGAACGAAAGATCCAAACATCCCCTTAGTCATTTCCCAAACTCTTTATTTGGTCAAAAATTGATTGGATACCACGTATTTTCGGATGGAGTAGAAATTACAAGGAATAACATAAAAGTTATTTTTGAAAGCTATTAGTGATTACCAGCAAACAAAATCCTAGTTAATGGTGTGCTTTAGTGCATCTACCGTACACTTTTTGAGAAGTCATCTTATGCAATGGGAGTGACAGCTATAAGCCTACAGCAGCACTTAAAAGTTTCACGAAATTAACACAGGAAACTCTAGCACTTCCAAGATGCTAAAGTTGGAACGCAAAAAGTATGAGCCATTACATAGCTTTTATTTTCATTTGGACTAATAATGCTGCCTTTTTACTATTCCCTCAATTTAAAATAAGTGATGTTTTGAAATAGAAGTGATCAAACTCCTATTCTTTTACTATGAATACCACTGTATATTTAGACTggtcatacaaaaatgatatgtGCAGATTTGTCTGAAAATTTTCTTTCACAGTATCATAACTCTATTCGATTTAAAAAATGTTATAGATAAATTAGTTGTGAAAGGTGCCTCTGTATATGCCATTGTACAAAAAATATGACGCACGAATTAGTGTCAAATATGCATGTTAGAATCGTGGATAAAAAAAATGAACGCATAGAATCGTGGATAACCTTAGCTCTAGGTAGTGATATCCACGATTAAAGCTGAGAGATAAAGGTTCCTTTGATCCATAAGCCTGATCCTTTTAGTAACAACATGTAATTATACTTCATAGATGGATAATCATTTCAATACATGCTTAAGCAATTAGTTTTCTGATAAGCTTAATGATTAGTGGAATTTGAAAGACAGCTGAAAGAACTTTGCCATAACATTTCACTAAGATAAGATACAGTCCTTTTATTGACTTTTTTTTTAATGGCAAATCACATATTCATTACACACAATATTCAGGCAAATCGCCCAAACAAGTTCACTTAGAAACTCAGGGCTTCGGCAGTAACTATTGGCACACATGTGGAAGCAAAAGGAGGAAAAATGCAAGCCCCATGTGACTACAACAGGATAATGGTAGTTGCTGGTAAACCAGGCTGCCTTTTTAAACAGACTTCATAACTGATTCATCTTCTTCTCAATCTCTTTACTACTATAATATTGGAGGCACAATTCAATTATCATAATGCTTTGTCCATGTACATGAAAATGAGGCATCCAGACCAATGATTTATTCTTCTGAGTTCTGATATTACTGGTACAGCAACTAGCTACTCAAATCTAAACAAGCCTTTGCTGAAAATGGACATTCACACATCTGATGAAAGAAATGGGTAGTCTGTATATCCAATAACTGGATCAGGGATGTAAAATGTATCTCTGTTGTACTTGTTAAGGGGACCATCTATTTCCAACCTTCGAGGCAAGTCAGGATTAGACAAAAACAAGCGCCCATATGCAATCAAATCAGCATACCCAGTGGAGATTGCGTCATTTCCATCCTCCCTGGTGTAGCCCCCAGCAACTATAAATGTTCCCTTGAAAGCATCCCTCATTGGACGAAGACTGTATGGGGTTTCAAATTTTTCACCAAGTTTTACCATCCGCGGCTCCACCATGTGGCAATAGAGAATTCCAAATTTATCCAGTGCCTTGCCATATACAGGCCAAGAGCTTCAGGGTTTGAGTCCGGTGCTTCAGAATAACTGGCAAAGGGTGACAGCCTTATCCCGACCTTGTCAGCACCAATTTCATCAACTACAGCTTGAACTATTTCTAGTGCAAACCGGCAACGATTCTCTAAACTGCCACCATATTTGTCTGTGCGATCATTGACCTGATCCTTTAGAAACTGATCAATCAAGTAACCGTGAGCTCCATGGATTTCAACACCATCAAACCCTACATAGAGTTTAATATTATTCAGGAGTCAGAACTAGGATTGCAGTAAACTACTTAGTAGTTGTTCAACATTTAACAGATACAGTATTCGATAAAAACCTGTGTGTGCTGATTTTCTACTGATCGATAAATAATTCGGACTAAAGTAAATAAACATTTGTTTGTTCTTTGTAGGCTAATCTGAACATTTATCGTACAAAAGGAGCTTAGAGCAatcccaatgcagaaaccatcgtggtttctatatatattaattgcagtgtcacctaagcattttgctgatgtggcaagagagttattgaagagagagcaaaaatcataaaagctgggtctaagttagaaaccatatctacacaaaatccaagacatgaagtgatatgattggctaagaatggagagagaacgaatgtgattggataaaaaaaatattctatagaaactatccattgggaccatagtttctatatatatagtgcctataaaaattaataggtataaaaactacatgtagtttctagcattgggagtgcccttaccAGCTTCAATTGCATTTCTAGCAGCTACCCTGAAATCATTGATGACCAAAGGGATTTCATCAGTCTCTAAGCGTCTAGGAGGTGTGAAAGTAGCCACATCTACACCATTGGCTCTCACTTGAGGTTTTAGTGGCTTATCAGTGCTTGAAATTGGAGCCTGCCCATTAGGCTGAAAACCTGCATCAGAGCATTTAACGTTTGTTGGTATAATGACACTTTTATTTACAAAAAACTGTATTAGAAATAGTATGAGCACACAAATATCTTGGTTTATGACAAACATAACTATTGTTGTCATGAAGTCTTCGTGGATAAATCTGAATCCAATTTTCTTTCAAGTTGACTACACTACCATTAAATTTAGCTTCGAGAAGTCGTAAACATACTGGAATTAGAGACTCTCCCTACGTGCCAAATCTGACAGAAAAATATCCCTCCTTTCTGATGAACCCCATCTACGATTGGCTTCCAAGCTTCGACTTGCTCATTGGTCCAAATGCCAGGGGTGTCTTTGTACCTTGTATGCATACAGAAAACTTATCTTATTTAGACATTATCCGCCAAACTGTGGAAATGAAATCTAACATGACCAcacagatttcaagcaaccatagCCTGATGGTCTAGTAGACGCACCCTTGAGCAGTGTCTGACACTCCAGTGGCCTCAGCAATTAGAAGACCTCCTTTAGTCGTTCTCTGTTGATAATACAGTATGGCATGAGGTTGAGGAACATTGCCGTAGGACCGCTGTCTCGTCAGTGGTGCGAGAACTACCCTACACAAGCAGAGAAAGGGGATTGTCAGGATCAAATGGATCTTTGCAAATTGCTGATAGACACGTCACACTTCCAGATCCACAGGacctcctttggtgaaaataatTAAGATTGGTTTGCTACCTATAACTCCAATCTGGAGTAAAACACTGGTAACTAACCGCAACTGTTTGAAAGCACAAGTCTAAGTCACGCTTTTGATAGCCGTAGAATCTTGGATTGAAGTTTCTCTTCCACATAAATGACGCATGCGAAATTCAGAGATATCCCCAACCAAACCTTTCGCTTTCAGCATAATAATTGCAATCACCATCGACTTTGTTTGGTGTCAACATGATGAGTTGATGACACACGCTGAGGACCCACATTGATGCTGCGTCCTGCAAAGCATCCACACTCTCGACTTGCCGAAGGGCAAAAGAGGGagaaaaaaaggagaaagggAAGACAGTGAAGTGGGGAACCTAGTCTTCTATGAACAGCAGCACACTGCATCCAGAATTCCACATAATAAAATCGCTAAAAATCACAACATGGATCGTATACGATCTTATGCCGTCCATGGCTGTCATCTTCCTAGTTAGGGAAAAGCAGCGCTAGCTACTTTGGCCGCTTTGACGACGCACACATggagcccgccctcccccctgttgCGCAACTCGCAGGAGAGGCGGATTCCAAACGAACCGCTTTCTTGGCCGAGGAAACTAACCAGCAACTCGAAGCATTTGTTTGCTGAATAGGGGGATTTGGGAAATTGGGAATTTGGCCCAACCAAAAAGCAAGGGGCAAGGGGCCAGGGCGAACCTGTGGGAAAGATCAAATTTTCCCATCTTGTAGGGAGTGGCGAGGGGGACAGTGTTAGCGCCGCCGCTGGCCATCGTCGATCGTCTGCTCCTCTCCCTTTGTGCCGTGCTGTCTTCTTCTAGCTTCGCCTCGGCACCTACCTCTCTTTATGCTGGCTGCAGTTGTGTGTGCGGTGCGGGACTGCGTGCGGGCGGGAGGAGGTGGTGAGCTCAGAGAAGAACATTGAGCTGTGCTGATAAGCCATGCTAACTGATTTATtacgagagaaaaatattactgAAGACTAGAAAATTTGCAAACGTGAATGACCAGCAGATTTGCAAACGTGGGTTCAATGAATCTGGCGCGTTCCCGGACTCTTGCTGCAGAGATCGCCAGGGAAAGAGACCAACGGTGGCAGGCGGGACGGAGCAGTCGCGCTCAGATGTGAGGTGTCACTGATGCAGACAGGTGATCATGGATGGCAAGGGAACTGGGGCTAGGCCCGGGCTGCACCATTATTTACCGCAACTCTCGTCGCATGGCCTCGTTTAATAAAAATTTTTAGATATCAATGTGTCCGAACTCCGAAGGATATGGCAAGGTGTTTTggaatactaataaaaaaattatatggCTCGCCTAAATATTGCGAGATGAA
Protein-coding sequences here:
- the LOC8080349 gene encoding LOW QUALITY PROTEIN: putative 12-oxophytodienoate reductase 11 (The sequence of the model RefSeq protein was modified relative to this genomic sequence to represent the inferred CDS: inserted 1 base in 1 codon) is translated as MASGGANTVPLATPYKMGKFDLSHRVVLAPLTRQRSYGNVPQPHAILYYQQRTTKGGLLIAEATGVSDTAQGYKDTPGIWTNEQVEAWKPIVDGVHQKGGIFFCQIWHVGRVSNSSFQPNGQAPISSTDKPLKPQVRANGVDVATFTPPRRLETDEIPLVINDFRVAARNAIEAGFDGVEIHGAHGYLIDQFLKDQVNDRTDKYGGSLENRCRFALEIVQAVVDEIGADKVGIRLSPFASYSEAPDSNPEALGLYMXKALDKFGILYCHMVEPRMVKLGEKFETPYSLRPMRDAFKGTFIVAGGYTREDGNDAISTGYADLIAYGRLFLSNPDLPRRLEIDGPLNKYNRDTFYIPDPVIGYTDYPFLSSDV